One window of the Paenibacillus beijingensis genome contains the following:
- the nirD gene encoding nitrite reductase small subunit NirD, with protein MAKLLVGHLSDIDIKGSRTIRVQDTEIAVFRLSDGSVRAVENRCPHKNGRLSEGMVCGDAIHCPLHDWKIDLKSGRVHEPDDGCVTTYVTEVEPESGSIYVTI; from the coding sequence ATGGCTAAACTGTTGGTTGGACATCTCTCGGACATTGACATAAAAGGCTCCCGGACGATCCGGGTGCAGGATACAGAAATCGCCGTATTTCGTTTGTCCGACGGCAGTGTGCGCGCGGTGGAAAACCGCTGCCCGCACAAAAACGGACGTTTGTCGGAAGGCATGGTATGCGGGGATGCGATTCATTGTCCGCTGCACGATTGGAAGATCGATCTGAAGAGCGGGCGCGTGCATGAACCCGACGACGGCTGCGTAACGACGTATGTGACGGAAGTGGAGCCGGAAAGCGGCTCGATCTACGTCACTATATAA
- the cobA gene encoding uroporphyrinogen-III C-methyltransferase, with translation MRQTGKVYIVGAGPGDPELVTLKAVRLIGAGDVILYDRLVGKELLAHAKPGAELIYCGKAPGRHAMQQEMINKALVAYAQEGKTVVRLKGGDPFIFGRGGEEALELAAAGIPYEIVPGITSAIGAAAYSSIPLTHRGSAASFACVTGSRCRGGETGIRWDLLAHSVDTLVIYMGVSHLPDIRQELLAHGKDASTPVALIERGTTNKQRTVVGTLADIHELAESQRVKNPALIVVGEVVKVREQLAGLEQQALAEYGYGEMFG, from the coding sequence ATGAGACAAACGGGGAAAGTATATATTGTCGGTGCCGGCCCTGGCGATCCCGAGCTTGTGACACTTAAGGCGGTTCGGCTGATCGGAGCGGGGGATGTCATTTTGTATGACCGGCTGGTCGGAAAGGAACTGCTGGCGCACGCCAAACCGGGGGCCGAATTGATTTACTGCGGCAAAGCTCCGGGCCGGCATGCGATGCAGCAGGAGATGATTAACAAAGCGCTTGTCGCGTATGCGCAGGAAGGAAAAACGGTCGTCCGCCTGAAAGGAGGCGACCCGTTCATATTCGGCCGCGGAGGCGAAGAAGCGCTCGAGCTTGCGGCGGCAGGCATTCCTTATGAGATCGTTCCGGGCATCACATCGGCGATCGGAGCTGCCGCTTATTCTTCGATCCCGCTTACGCACCGGGGCTCTGCCGCTTCCTTTGCCTGCGTGACCGGCAGCCGCTGCCGGGGAGGGGAGACGGGGATTCGCTGGGATCTGCTTGCACACAGCGTCGATACGCTCGTTATTTATATGGGCGTCAGCCATCTCCCGGATATCCGTCAGGAACTGCTCGCGCATGGCAAGGACGCATCGACTCCGGTCGCTTTAATCGAGCGCGGCACAACGAATAAGCAGCGGACGGTCGTCGGCACGCTGGCCGATATCCACGAGCTGGCCGAGTCGCAGCGGGTCAAAAACCCGGCCCTTATCGTCGTCGGAGAAGTCGTCAAGGTGCGGGAGCAGCTGGCGGGCCTGGAGCAGCAAGCGCTGGCCGAATACGGATACGGAGAGATGTTTGGCTAA
- a CDS encoding sigma-54 interaction domain-containing protein produces MKRLNIAVIAGYAATSAKLCSQLTTLLGQYMLFHPFSVDNWTGEQDMDLVMISSHILFIKHSPFHIKKQTDILILKRTLSKKGWDRIKNLPSGNQYLVVNDERDSVVETISLLYELGLRHVDLIPYYPGAPETRNVLRAITPGEAELAPEGMAEVIDVGDRVVEISTVVEILTRFNLLNGETRRILDAYAKKIVTSNQGLQMTMQELIDAKNLFEETLNMVQDGVVTYDDNGIITFVNRTAEHLWGAGVWELSGRNITELFSHHHIDLKLLNEDAKDQLTTINKKTVILNKMPIRGHGSATERVLILKMAEKVEELELKLRTQLRENGHAAKFSFRDIVTGSEAMKRLIARASKMAKNDFSVLILGENGTGKELFAHSIHQQSDRSRFPFIAINCSALPENLLESELFGYEDGAFTGAKKGGKPGLFEQAHRGTIFLDEIGDISANLQIRLLRVLQQKEILKVGGTKVLPVDVRVIAATNRDLAAMVRDGTFREDLYYRLKVLQLKIMPLRERKEDIPLLARYFLTRRGYPHELPDDVMEALMCYHWPGNIRELENTMEYVSIMSDGTFGVGELPFLEAEPVQGLQRILDPIEGEVVNPARTPVLAGDSISVNWKSINTASNGSSAIAALPAECLDVDLDMLVLEMVLEAKVKGGHTGRRNIVEIAKGKGVVMTENQVRRRMEGLRAKGLVYLRLGRSGCSLTAEGYRYLREKQQYSIPEYPAETNS; encoded by the coding sequence TTGAAGCGGTTGAACATCGCAGTAATCGCCGGGTATGCTGCAACAAGCGCTAAACTCTGCAGCCAACTCACAACATTGCTCGGCCAATACATGTTATTCCATCCGTTTTCCGTAGACAATTGGACAGGTGAGCAGGATATGGATTTGGTAATGATCAGCTCTCATATTTTGTTCATTAAGCATTCTCCCTTCCATATCAAAAAGCAAACGGACATTTTAATTCTCAAACGGACGTTGTCGAAAAAAGGGTGGGATCGGATCAAGAACTTGCCTTCCGGCAATCAATATCTCGTGGTCAATGACGAACGCGATTCAGTCGTCGAGACGATCTCTTTGCTTTATGAATTGGGATTACGCCATGTAGATTTAATTCCATACTATCCCGGAGCGCCGGAAACCCGGAACGTATTGCGGGCGATTACCCCGGGGGAAGCGGAGCTGGCACCCGAAGGCATGGCGGAGGTGATTGATGTCGGGGACCGGGTAGTGGAAATCAGCACCGTTGTCGAGATTTTGACCCGCTTCAATCTGCTCAACGGAGAAACAAGGCGTATTTTAGACGCATATGCCAAGAAAATCGTGACATCCAATCAAGGTTTGCAGATGACGATGCAGGAGTTGATTGATGCCAAAAACTTGTTTGAGGAAACTCTCAACATGGTGCAGGACGGTGTCGTAACCTACGATGATAATGGCATTATCACCTTTGTCAACCGAACTGCGGAACATTTGTGGGGCGCTGGCGTGTGGGAACTGTCAGGCCGCAATATTACGGAGTTATTTAGTCACCATCATATCGACTTGAAACTCCTTAATGAAGATGCGAAAGATCAGCTTACAACGATAAATAAGAAAACCGTAATTCTGAATAAAATGCCGATACGGGGTCACGGAAGCGCGACGGAACGGGTGCTGATCCTAAAAATGGCGGAAAAGGTCGAGGAACTTGAGCTAAAGCTGCGCACGCAACTTCGTGAAAACGGACATGCGGCGAAATTCTCATTCCGGGACATTGTTACCGGCTCAGAGGCGATGAAGCGTCTGATCGCACGAGCGAGTAAAATGGCCAAAAATGATTTTAGCGTGCTGATTCTCGGTGAAAACGGTACAGGCAAGGAACTGTTCGCCCATTCGATTCATCAGCAATCCGATCGCTCCAGATTTCCGTTCATAGCTATAAACTGCAGTGCGCTCCCAGAAAACTTGCTGGAAAGCGAGCTGTTCGGTTATGAGGACGGCGCTTTTACTGGCGCCAAAAAGGGCGGAAAACCGGGACTTTTCGAGCAGGCGCATAGAGGGACGATTTTTCTTGACGAAATTGGCGACATATCAGCCAATTTACAAATCCGCTTACTCCGCGTCCTGCAACAGAAGGAGATTCTTAAGGTCGGGGGAACGAAGGTGCTGCCGGTAGATGTTAGGGTGATCGCGGCGACGAACAGGGATTTAGCGGCCATGGTACGAGACGGTACCTTCAGGGAAGATTTGTATTACCGACTCAAGGTGCTTCAATTGAAAATTATGCCACTACGGGAACGCAAGGAGGATATTCCATTACTCGCACGCTATTTTTTGACACGCCGGGGCTACCCGCACGAACTGCCGGATGATGTGATGGAAGCGCTGATGTGTTACCACTGGCCAGGTAACATTCGCGAGCTGGAAAATACGATGGAATACGTGTCCATCATGAGTGACGGAACGTTTGGCGTGGGAGAACTGCCTTTTTTGGAAGCGGAGCCGGTTCAAGGCTTGCAGAGGATACTTGACCCCATCGAGGGTGAGGTAGTCAATCCAGCTCGGACCCCGGTTTTGGCGGGCGATTCGATTTCCGTGAATTGGAAGTCGATCAATACGGCATCAAACGGCTCCTCAGCAATCGCGGCGCTGCCTGCGGAATGTTTAGACGTCGATCTCGATATGCTGGTCCTCGAAATGGTCTTGGAGGCCAAGGTAAAAGGCGGTCACACAGGCCGCAGAAATATTGTGGAAATAGCCAAAGGCAAAGGTGTGGTCATGACGGAAAATCAGGTGCGGCGGCGTATGGAAGGCCTTCGCGCTAAAGGCCTGGTGTACTTGAGGCTCGGTCG
- the rpoN gene encoding RNA polymerase factor sigma-54, with amino-acid sequence MAVEYSLHQTQSTGLAMSREMLQGLEILQLSAFDLKDYIERQLIENPALEEQGEIVFSFTPKVGVAAGNSFTERRVDPLDMVASRADTLEAILLEQLNCLRGLPKQIRFIARYIIGNLDDSGYLRMKADDIADILQVSITEAVQSLSLVRSFEPAGVAAEDLRDCLLLQLRHRPERHALAESIVTDDLDQLASGNYKVLSNKYGVSVHDIRQALEVIRSFNPRPGGFGIVEDIPYVIPDIIIRKEAGRYVITVNDKTIPRLSANTAYKQLVKDSKITDKERRFLNEHLRSAQWLLKCIEQRNATLLRIAEAISTLQTEFLDKGLSFLKPMAHKDIAEQVGLHESTVSRAVRSKYIRTPGGVFELKALFSSALQALSGESASSESVRIELQKLVSGEDRVKPYSDQQLADLLMAQGVVIARRTVAKYRKQLGIAPALQRANRR; translated from the coding sequence GTGGCCGTAGAATACAGCTTACATCAAACCCAATCGACGGGACTTGCGATGAGCCGCGAGATGCTTCAAGGTCTGGAGATTTTACAGCTGTCCGCATTTGATCTGAAAGATTACATCGAGCGGCAACTCATTGAAAATCCGGCGCTTGAGGAGCAAGGCGAAATTGTGTTTTCCTTTACACCGAAGGTTGGAGTTGCTGCAGGAAACTCCTTTACGGAACGGCGGGTTGATCCTCTGGACATGGTCGCTTCCCGAGCGGATACATTAGAGGCGATTTTGTTGGAACAGCTCAATTGCCTTCGAGGACTTCCCAAGCAAATCAGGTTCATAGCGCGTTATATTATTGGTAATTTGGATGACAGTGGGTATTTGAGGATGAAGGCGGACGATATCGCTGATATCCTTCAGGTTTCGATTACGGAAGCAGTCCAGAGTCTGTCGCTGGTACGCAGCTTTGAACCTGCAGGGGTGGCGGCGGAAGATCTTCGTGATTGCTTGCTACTACAGCTAAGACATAGACCGGAGCGTCATGCGCTTGCAGAATCGATTGTTACTGATGATCTTGATCAATTGGCGAGCGGCAATTATAAAGTATTGTCGAACAAATACGGCGTGTCCGTTCACGATATTCGTCAAGCCCTAGAAGTGATCCGCAGCTTTAATCCGCGTCCGGGAGGGTTTGGCATAGTAGAGGATATCCCTTATGTCATACCGGACATCATTATTCGCAAAGAGGCCGGACGATACGTCATTACGGTCAACGATAAGACCATCCCCCGTCTGTCGGCAAATACAGCGTACAAGCAGTTAGTGAAAGACAGCAAAATCACGGACAAGGAGCGGCGCTTTTTAAACGAGCACCTTCGCTCTGCCCAGTGGCTCCTGAAATGTATAGAGCAGCGAAATGCGACACTGCTTCGTATAGCAGAGGCTATTTCCACGCTCCAGACTGAATTCTTGGACAAGGGGCTCAGCTTTTTAAAACCTATGGCCCACAAGGATATTGCTGAACAAGTCGGTTTGCATGAGTCGACGGTAAGCCGTGCGGTCCGGAGCAAATATATTCGGACGCCAGGGGGCGTCTTTGAACTAAAAGCTCTTTTTTCATCGGCGCTGCAAGCTTTGTCCGGCGAGTCCGCTTCTTCTGAAAGCGTCAGAATAGAGCTCCAGAAACTTGTGAGCGGAGAAGATCGAGTAAAGCCTTACTCCGATCAACAGCTGGCGGATCTGCTCATGGCACAAGGCGTTGTGATCGCAAGAAGGACAGTTGCCAAGTACCGGAAGCAACTCGGCATTGCTCCGGCTCTTCAGCGAGCAAACAGGAGGTAG
- the nirB gene encoding nitrite reductase large subunit NirB, whose product MKTTKKLVMIGNGMAGVRAIEHLIKLAPDSYEITIFGAEPHPNYNRIMLSTVLAGGSSMDEIIINDLQWYEDNRIRLYTGEPVVKIDSANRKVISRSGIEAEYDKVIIATGSKAFILPIPGADKEGVIGFRDIADCETMMDASKTYRKAAVIGGGLLGLEAARGLLNLGMDVTVIHINGHLMDRQLDEPSGRMLQRELEAQGMKFLLKKQTLEITGKKRAQGLKFADGTSLEADLVVMAVGIRPNVEVAGASGIDVNRGIVVSDWMETNVPDVYAVGECVEHRGIGYGLVAPLYEQGAVLAKRLAGIETDGYTGSVTSTKLKVSGVDVFSAGEFKDSPDSRSLKIQDEVGGVYKKLVIRDNKLAGAVLFGDTADGASLFSLIKSGESIAGREKELLLGIPSELMGQSKGAKFESMPDDEIVCGCNGVSKAAIGEAITAKGCTSVADIKACTKASASCGGCKPLVEGLLHFYAGDAATESKEGICGCTSLSREEVIDEIKRMRLMTVKEVMNVLEWRESEGCSKCRPALNYYLGMLWPEEYVDEKESRITNERYHANIQKDGTYSVVPRIYGGVTSPADLKKIATVAEKYNVPLVKFTGGQRIDLLGVKKEDLPGMWEDLDMPSGHAYGKTLRTVKTCVGNTFCRFGTQDAMGMGIKLEKAFERLNTPAKVKLAVSGCPRNCAEATIKDFGVVAIDGGWELHVGGNGGIHVRATDLLCTVKTDDEVIEWASAYLQYYRENARWNERTSNWIERVGLDSVKEALAKKEDREALVERIEKTLSLTTDPWKEIIENRELRKNFEPLADVQTVKQ is encoded by the coding sequence ATGAAAACGACAAAAAAATTAGTGATGATCGGCAACGGTATGGCGGGGGTACGGGCAATCGAACATCTGATCAAGCTCGCTCCCGATTCTTATGAAATTACGATTTTCGGTGCGGAGCCGCATCCTAACTATAACCGGATCATGCTTTCCACCGTTCTGGCGGGCGGATCGAGCATGGATGAAATCATCATTAACGATCTGCAGTGGTACGAGGATAACCGGATCCGTCTCTATACCGGCGAGCCGGTTGTGAAGATCGATTCGGCAAACCGCAAGGTTATCTCCCGCTCCGGCATCGAAGCGGAATACGATAAAGTAATCATCGCGACGGGCTCCAAGGCGTTCATCCTGCCGATTCCGGGCGCCGACAAGGAAGGGGTCATCGGCTTCCGCGACATCGCGGACTGCGAAACGATGATGGATGCGTCCAAAACGTACCGCAAAGCGGCCGTAATCGGCGGCGGTTTGCTCGGTCTTGAAGCGGCGCGGGGCCTGCTTAACCTTGGCATGGATGTCACGGTCATCCATATCAACGGTCACCTGATGGACCGCCAGCTGGACGAACCGTCGGGCAGAATGCTCCAGCGGGAACTGGAAGCGCAGGGCATGAAGTTTCTGCTGAAAAAGCAGACACTCGAAATTACCGGGAAGAAACGCGCGCAAGGCCTGAAATTTGCGGACGGCACCTCACTTGAAGCCGACCTGGTCGTCATGGCCGTCGGAATCCGGCCGAACGTGGAAGTGGCAGGCGCTTCGGGCATCGACGTCAACCGCGGCATCGTCGTGAGCGACTGGATGGAAACGAACGTGCCGGACGTCTATGCCGTCGGCGAATGCGTCGAGCACCGGGGAATCGGCTACGGGCTCGTTGCGCCGCTGTACGAGCAGGGAGCGGTGCTGGCGAAGCGTCTTGCCGGTATTGAAACGGACGGGTATACAGGCTCCGTCACGTCCACGAAACTGAAGGTTTCCGGCGTCGACGTCTTCTCCGCGGGCGAATTCAAAGATTCGCCGGACAGCCGTTCCTTGAAGATCCAGGACGAAGTGGGCGGCGTGTACAAGAAGCTCGTCATCCGTGACAACAAGCTGGCCGGTGCGGTATTGTTCGGCGACACCGCCGACGGCGCGTCGCTGTTCTCGCTCATCAAGAGCGGAGAATCGATTGCGGGACGCGAAAAAGAGCTGCTGCTCGGCATTCCGTCCGAGCTGATGGGCCAGTCCAAGGGAGCGAAGTTCGAGTCGATGCCGGATGATGAGATCGTCTGCGGCTGTAACGGGGTCAGCAAAGCCGCGATCGGCGAAGCGATTACCGCGAAAGGCTGCACGTCGGTAGCCGACATCAAGGCCTGCACGAAGGCGTCTGCATCCTGCGGCGGCTGTAAGCCGCTCGTGGAAGGTTTGCTTCACTTCTACGCCGGCGATGCTGCGACCGAGTCGAAGGAAGGCATTTGCGGCTGCACAAGCCTGAGCCGCGAGGAAGTTATCGACGAGATCAAGCGCATGCGCCTGATGACCGTCAAGGAAGTCATGAACGTGCTGGAATGGCGGGAGAGCGAAGGCTGCTCTAAATGCCGCCCGGCGCTGAACTACTACCTCGGCATGCTTTGGCCGGAGGAGTACGTGGACGAGAAAGAGTCCCGGATCACGAATGAGCGGTACCACGCCAACATCCAGAAGGACGGCACGTACTCCGTCGTTCCCCGTATTTACGGCGGCGTCACGTCGCCTGCGGATCTGAAGAAAATCGCCACGGTGGCGGAAAAATATAATGTTCCATTAGTCAAGTTTACGGGCGGACAGCGGATCGACCTGCTCGGGGTGAAGAAAGAGGACTTGCCGGGAATGTGGGAAGACCTCGATATGCCGTCCGGTCATGCTTACGGAAAGACGCTGCGTACGGTCAAAACGTGCGTCGGCAACACGTTCTGCCGGTTCGGCACGCAGGATGCAATGGGTATGGGCATCAAGCTGGAAAAAGCGTTTGAGCGGCTGAACACGCCGGCTAAAGTGAAGCTGGCCGTCTCCGGATGTCCCCGTAACTGTGCGGAAGCAACGATCAAAGATTTCGGCGTCGTCGCGATCGACGGCGGCTGGGAGCTGCATGTCGGCGGCAACGGCGGCATTCACGTCCGAGCGACCGATTTGCTGTGCACGGTCAAAACGGATGATGAAGTTATAGAGTGGGCCAGCGCTTACTTGCAATATTACAGGGAGAATGCGCGGTGGAACGAGCGGACGTCGAACTGGATCGAGCGGGTCGGACTGGATTCGGTGAAAGAGGCGCTCGCGAAGAAGGAAGACCGTGAAGCGCTTGTGGAGCGGATCGAGAAGACGCTCAGCCTTACAACGGATCCGTGGAAAGAAATTATTGAAAACCGTGAACTTCGCAAAAATTTCGAACCGCTGGCAGACGTACAGACGGTAAAGCAATAG
- a CDS encoding anthranilate phosphoribosyltransferase, with amino-acid sequence MINLLKEVARGKRGARDLSMEESLQAAEWIMTRKATPAQIGAFFIAERIKMESVEELEAFVTVLRKHAERAPVRKGIDCAGPYDGRKKSFMATFPTAFVLAAAGLPVTLHSAPSLPPKWGTTLLDLLLEMGIDAQRMQKDALIRVAEATGVLFVPAEMWCPPLKELRSIREELGMRTVLNSAEKLVNYSGSPYIVYGVYHNTVFERMSKLIQNLQYEKALIVQGPEGSEDMFIDRATRTYIVDGGEPRLHVVNPDEYGLETPLPEKENGWTAADQLRVTEEVLRGEAHMAFTNQVMLCGAVRLHLAGRVGSVEEGVYTCKSLLDSGAALDIFRTWCGAMLGKEQLI; translated from the coding sequence ATGATTAACTTGCTGAAGGAAGTCGCTCGCGGCAAGAGGGGCGCCCGCGATTTGAGCATGGAAGAATCGCTGCAGGCGGCCGAATGGATTATGACCCGTAAAGCCACTCCGGCCCAGATCGGAGCTTTTTTCATCGCTGAGCGCATTAAGATGGAAAGCGTCGAGGAGTTGGAGGCGTTTGTAACGGTGCTCCGCAAACATGCGGAACGCGCGCCGGTTCGGAAAGGCATTGACTGCGCGGGCCCTTACGACGGACGCAAAAAATCGTTTATGGCGACTTTCCCGACCGCCTTCGTGCTCGCCGCGGCCGGACTGCCCGTAACCCTGCACTCGGCCCCTTCCCTTCCTCCGAAATGGGGAACGACGCTTCTCGATCTGCTGCTGGAAATGGGCATTGACGCGCAGCGGATGCAAAAGGACGCCCTCATCCGCGTTGCGGAAGCGACCGGAGTTTTGTTTGTCCCTGCCGAGATGTGGTGTCCGCCGCTGAAGGAGCTGCGTTCGATTCGCGAAGAGCTCGGCATGCGCACGGTGCTGAATTCGGCGGAGAAACTGGTGAATTACTCGGGATCGCCCTATATTGTATATGGCGTCTACCATAACACCGTGTTTGAGAGAATGTCCAAGCTGATCCAAAATCTGCAATACGAGAAAGCGTTAATCGTCCAGGGGCCCGAAGGATCCGAGGATATGTTTATCGACCGTGCGACCCGGACCTACATCGTCGACGGCGGTGAGCCGCGCCTGCATGTGGTGAACCCCGACGAATATGGACTGGAAACACCGCTGCCCGAGAAGGAAAACGGATGGACGGCAGCCGATCAGCTTCGCGTCACCGAAGAGGTGCTTCGCGGCGAAGCGCACATGGCGTTTACGAACCAGGTTATGCTTTGCGGAGCGGTCCGGCTTCATTTGGCGGGACGCGTCGGTTCCGTCGAAGAAGGCGTCTACACGTGCAAATCGCTGCTGGACAGCGGAGCGGCCTTGGATATTTTCCGCACATGGTGCGGCGCTATGTTAGGAAAAGAGCAGCTGATATAA
- a CDS encoding ANTAR domain-containing response regulator yields MRSLIVIQTETARSSPEYSDQPTSSPKVILQEYGYFVCTASTLERAKVMVNKADAAVLDLPVGELKGWGKELLWTRSLPLIWWCSASSASESLEACEENVTVDGILTPSMSEQELHWALHFSSRQYFERKQWQSERAQMMAQLEDRKWIDMAKGILSKMKNISEAEAYDFLRKQAMNERKRIVDVATSIVKVYQLLKESK; encoded by the coding sequence ATGCGTTCTTTGATTGTGATTCAAACCGAGACGGCACGATCGTCCCCGGAATATTCCGATCAACCAACGTCTTCGCCTAAAGTTATCCTGCAGGAGTACGGCTATTTCGTTTGCACCGCTTCGACGCTCGAGAGGGCTAAAGTGATGGTAAACAAAGCGGACGCAGCGGTGTTGGATCTGCCGGTGGGAGAGCTCAAAGGATGGGGGAAAGAACTTCTGTGGACCAGATCGCTGCCGCTGATCTGGTGGTGCAGCGCGTCTTCTGCTTCGGAATCGTTGGAGGCATGCGAGGAAAACGTCACCGTTGACGGCATCCTCACACCTTCGATGAGCGAACAGGAGCTGCACTGGGCGCTTCATTTCAGCTCCAGACAGTACTTTGAACGGAAGCAATGGCAAAGCGAGCGCGCCCAGATGATGGCGCAGCTAGAAGACCGCAAGTGGATTGACATGGCAAAAGGCATATTGTCCAAGATGAAAAATATTTCCGAAGCGGAAGCCTACGATTTTCTGCGCAAACAGGCAATGAACGAACGGAAGCGGATCGTCGATGTGGCTACCTCAATCGTTAAAGTATACCAGCTCCTGAAGGAATCGAAATAA